The proteins below are encoded in one region of Peribacillus muralis:
- a CDS encoding excalibur calcium-binding domain-containing protein produces the protein MKRSLTIFLSLGLVLGLSFGASDTAGAKTKVKTYKNCTELNKDYKGGVARTSSVKNKGGKTKYKPHVSKELYDANKKSDRDKDWIACEK, from the coding sequence TTGAAGCGTTCATTGACTATTTTTCTATCTTTAGGACTAGTTTTGGGGTTGTCTTTTGGAGCTAGTGATACAGCTGGTGCCAAAACAAAGGTGAAGACCTATAAAAACTGTACGGAATTGAATAAAGACTACAAAGGAGGCGTAGCTCGTACATCTTCCGTTAAAAATAAAGGAGGAAAAACGAAATACAAGCCCCATGTTTCAAAGGAGCTATACGATGCCAATAAAAAAAGTGATCGTGATAAAGACTGGATCGCTTGCGAAAAATAA